Within Sorangiineae bacterium MSr11367, the genomic segment GGCGGACCGGGATGCGTTGTCGCGGGAAGAACTGAATATTTACGACTTGATTTGCCGGCGGCTGCTCGCAGCGTGGCACGAGGATCATCGGTACGCGACGACGACGGTGGTGACGGCGGTGCGGTCCAGCGAGCATGTGGATCGCTTCATGACGACGGGGACGTCGGTGGAACGCGTCGGGTGGAAGGTGCTCGACCGCAAATCGACGAGGTCGGCTGGAAAGGACGGGAGGGAGGAACCGGCGCCGACGGTGCCGCCGGGGCTGGCGCAGGGGATGGCCGTGTCGGTGGAGAAGGTGGAGGCCAAGCCGGGCAGGACGCGGCCGCCGGATCACTACACCGATGCGACGTTGCTGACCGCAATGGAGAGCGCGGGGCGCACGATCGAGGACAAGGAGCTGTCCGAGGCCATGCGTGAGTCCGGGTTGGGGACGCCGGCGACGCGTGCCGCGACGATCGAGACGCTGCTGGCGCGGGAGTACCTCGAGCGGGACAAGAAGGTGCTGCATGCGACGGATCGCGGGATTGCGCTGGTGGAGGCGGTGCATCCGCGGGTGAAGAGTCCCGTGCTCACGGGGGAGTGGGAGAGGGAGCTCCGGAGGTTGGAGCGAGGGGAGGGGGATTTCGAGAGGTTCATGAGGGGGATCGAGGAGTTCGTGACGGAGGTGACGGGGAAGGTTCGGGCGGGGGGGGCGGTGCTGAGTGCAGGTGCGAGTGCGAGTCCGAATCGGAGTCCGAGTCCGAATCGGACGCCGACGGCGAGTCCGACACCGAAGCCGACTCCGGGTCGGAGTCCGAGTCCGAGTCCGAATCGGAGTCAGAGGCCGCGGGATTTGGGGGCGTTGTTGGGGGAGGTGTTTGGGTTTGGGGCGTTTCGGCCTTACCAGGAGGAGGTTTGTCGGACGGCGACGGAGGGGAAGGATGTCCTGTTGGTCATGCCGACGGGATCGGGGAAGTCGCTTTGTTACCAATTGCCTGGGCTGGCGCGGGGAGGGACGACGTTGGTCATCAGCCCGCTGATTGCGTTGATGGAAGATCAGGTCGCGAAGTTGAAAGCGCTGGGGCTTGCGGCGGAGAGGATTCACTCGGGGCGCGAGCGGGAGGCGTCGCGGAGTGCGTGTCGGGCGTATTTGGATGGCACGCTCGATTTTCTCTTCATTGCGCCGGAGAGGCTGCGCGTGCCTGGTTTTCCCGAGATGCTCGCGCGGCGAAAGCCTGCGCTCATCGCCGTGGACGAGGCGCATTGTATTTCGCATTGGGGGCATGATTTTCGGCCGGACTATCGGCTCCTGGGGGAGCGTCTGCCGCTCTTGCGGCCGGCGCCCGTGATGGCGCTCACCGCGACGGCGACGCCGCTGGTGCAAGAGGACATTGCCACGCAGTTGGGACTGACGTCGCAGGCGGCGTTCATCCACGGCTTTCGGCGAACGAACCTCGCGATCGAGGTCATCGAGAAGAACCCCAAGGACCGCACTGCCGCGGTGGCGAAGCTTTTGGCCAAGGGCGAGCGGCGCCCCGCGATCCTTTATGCGCCCACCCGCAAGGAGACCGAGGAGCTCGCGAAAACGCTCGCGCGATCGGCGGGATTTCCCGTGGCCGCGTACCATGCGGGCTTGCCCGCGGCGGACCGCGCGAAGGTGCAAACTGCATTTCTCGGCGGCAAGCTCGAGGCCGTGGTCGCCACCATTGCCTTTGGCATGGGCATCGACAAGCCCGACGTGCGGACGGTCATCCACACGGCCCTTCCGGCGTCGCTCGAGGGGTACTACCAGGAGATCGGCCGCGCGGGGCGCGATGGAAAGCCGTCGCGGGCCATCTTGTTCGGGTCGTTCGTCGACCGCAAAATGCACGAGTTTTTTCTCGACCGCGACTACCCGCCGCTCGACATCGTGCAACGCCTCTTCGACGCGCTGTCCGAGGGGCCGCGGCCCAAGGCATGGCTCGCCACGCAGGTGCCGGAGACGCAGTTCGAAAAGGCCCTCGACAAATTGTGTGCGCTTGGCGCGGCGATCGTCGAGGCCGACGAGACGGTGCGGCGTGGCAAAGGCGGCTGGGAGCGCGCGTACGAAGCGCAGAGAAAGCACCGCGCGGGGCAGATCGAGGCAATGCACCGCTTCACGGAGAAACACGTTTGCCGCATGTTGCAGCTGGTTCGCCACTTCGGTGACGAGCAGGACGACGGCGAGGCGTGCGGGCTCTGCGACGTGTGCGCACCGAAGGACGCGATTGCGGCGCGCTTTCGGGAGCCCACGGCGGCCGAGCAGCGCGCGGCCGAGCGC encodes:
- a CDS encoding DNA topoisomerase 3 codes for the protein MIAVLAEKPAVARDLARVLGATTRGEGFLRGGNYVVTWAIGHLVALAEPHQIDERWRSWRLADLPMLPKEWPLEVLEGTRSQFDVVKRIINSREVEGVVCATDAGREGELIFRYVYEASKCRKPVKRLWLSSLTPDAISRAFRELRPGAAFDSLARAAKARSRADWLVGMNLSRAYTVTHDVLYSVGRVQTPTLAMVVARELEIRAFVPEDYLEIVATFGKADAEIDYRGLLFRVVQGEGSKPKREAVRLPPDGEEAQQILERVRGGQARVESVERENHAMPPPRLYDLTELQRHANRLFGMSAQRTLDVAQALYERWKLISYPRTDSRALSSSVAGTLRAVVDAIAPAYEGLLAPGTGQRPLGRRFVDDAAVTDHHAIIPTTVRADRDALSREELNIYDLICRRLLAAWHEDHRYATTTVVTAVRSSEHVDRFMTTGTSVERVGWKVLDRKSTRSAGKDGREEPAPTVPPGLAQGMAVSVEKVEAKPGRTRPPDHYTDATLLTAMESAGRTIEDKELSEAMRESGLGTPATRAATIETLLAREYLERDKKVLHATDRGIALVEAVHPRVKSPVLTGEWERELRRLERGEGDFERFMRGIEEFVTEVTGKVRAGGAVLSAGASASPNRSPSPNRTPTASPTPKPTPGRSPSPSPNRSQRPRDLGALLGEVFGFGAFRPYQEEVCRTATEGKDVLLVMPTGSGKSLCYQLPGLARGGTTLVISPLIALMEDQVAKLKALGLAAERIHSGREREASRSACRAYLDGTLDFLFIAPERLRVPGFPEMLARRKPALIAVDEAHCISHWGHDFRPDYRLLGERLPLLRPAPVMALTATATPLVQEDIATQLGLTSQAAFIHGFRRTNLAIEVIEKNPKDRTAAVAKLLAKGERRPAILYAPTRKETEELAKTLARSAGFPVAAYHAGLPAADRAKVQTAFLGGKLEAVVATIAFGMGIDKPDVRTVIHTALPASLEGYYQEIGRAGRDGKPSRAILFGSFVDRKMHEFFLDRDYPPLDIVQRLFDALSEGPRPKAWLATQVPETQFEKALDKLCALGAAIVEADETVRRGKGGWERAYEAQRKHRAGQIEAMHRFTEKHVCRMLQLVRHFGDEQDDGEACGLCDVCAPKDAIAARFREPTAAEQRAAERVLDALRQRDGLTVGQIHRDVFGTGKTMDRSSLEHVVGGLARAGLVSLADASFEKDGETIAFQRVHLVGRAPAPPAWEVRAASPRTPPTRVAGRKKRRRKRG